GCAAAAAGCCCAGCGTGAGAGCACACTTTAAGATCCGGTTGGAATGTCATGTTATTCATCAAAAGAAGGAACAAGCACCAACTTTAGACATAAATAAATTGTTCGGAAGAACATGTTAATAGTCTTTAACTATTCTTGTGCAGTCAATTTGAAATATCATCGAGTTTATTGTTCACTTCTTGTCCATCAAAATCTAGGCTAATTTCTGTCTACACTGAGTAAATTTATTTAGTCATTCAGTGGCACTATTATTCTGTTAGACCAAGGCCAGGCTTACTAGGCAGATCAAGAAGCTGATGACAAAGTGGCAAGCTTCTTCAAAGAAGATGGCAACATTTGTAAAACAAATTCAGCAAACCAAATACTGTACCTCAGCATTAAAGTTTGAAGAGGATAGTTCCTTGCCCACTGTCAACCAACCAGTTCGAATATTATGGTCTTCACCGAACAGTTCCAGCCTCCTGCGGCCAAGAGCGAAGTGCTCGATTATGCGATACATATCTTCAGGTTTCTGGGTTGAACCTGCATCTCCATTAAATTCAAGAAACGTACAAACATCAGAACCCCCTGACGTGACAGGAAATGATGTCGACACACAAGCAGCCAGTAAAAGAACTGCTGAGACAAGGAAAACCAGTTGCTCAAAGACCCATTGCAAAGCTTTGATTGGAGAGTCCATTTGTGACTTCTACAGAAATGCATACAGAAAGTAAGATGCTTTCCTTAATTGTATGCTTCAGAAGGTTATGGAAGACTGATGGTGCATTATGAAGACCGGTAATAAGTTTGCTAACACTTCAATGCAGCTTTGCATCTACTCTTTGATTTTCCGTTTTTTCTTTAGAAGGGTGGGCACCATGtgaaaccaaaaatcaattttcaatcgTGCTTTGGCAGAATGGTACATTTTGTCAGAAAGTCTAAACTGCTTGAGGAAACCCCTCATTCTTTCATGTTAAAAGTTTGGCTCCAGAGTAGAAGATTTGCAAGAAAGGTCCAGCCCATTGATTAAATCACTTAAATAATACACTAGCTGACTCAAACTTTGCCAATCGAGATGGCAGGCAGGGGCATCTGGGAGGAGCCTCGAGATCATGTATTTCCTTCACAGAGTAATTGCATTATGCTTTTGGAAAAGAGTAAAGAAAATCACCTTTGATAATCTAACCGCCTGTTTACATCTAAAGAAAAACGCAGCTCAGTTTGCTGAGCATGTGTGTCAGAACTAAAATGGCAGGGGGTCAATTCCTCTTCTGCCACCCATGCCactaataatcttttgcaaaaACCCAAGATGCAGTCACAAGGAGGTGACTTGTTCACCAGTTTAACCAGTTGAACCAGGTGAACTATAGATTTGACTAGTTCTAGACTTCCAACGCTAAGAAGTACTGGACCATACCAGAGGAGAGACACGTACCAGTTGAAAATGCAAAATACTACTTATATGCTACATCATGTTTAAGCAGCCTAGCACAAAATTGAAGGGAGTAGAACAGCCACTAATGAGTTCAAATTTGTATTTCACTGAGTATGCTAGGAATAGATATAAACAGCAAGCTCCCAGTATGAATTACTGACCATAAGGGGGTTCCTCAGCAATTATTACATCGGTATCTATGTTTGCATGAATTATATGACCATCAGTACTGCGGCGAACTGTTCCTTTAATGCCCATCAAGCAATGTTCCTTCATCACAATGACAAGCAACAGCATATTAGCAGATGAAGACATTCAAGGGGCATACAgtagaaaatgacaaatgagAAAAACTAAGACAAAGTGGCAGAACAAGCATAGAATCTAAGGAGAAAACCCACTTTAGAGTGCTGAAACAATGTATGAGAATCATGTCGTAACCCCGGAGTTGCATTAGTTTTATTCGTCTTGACCCAACAGATATCCTCACATCTTCGAAATCCCCACTGTTACAGACAATAAATCAAATTAACCATCGAGCACCAAAACCTAAATAtaccaattaaataaacacctaaAAGGAAGCGTCAGGCTTGATCCGTACCTTCTTCAAACATTGACGGCCTTGTTCCAAACCCACTCCATCTCCCACCCAGAGGAAAATAAATGACGGGGTATCAGCAATTGCCTACGAACATGAAAAGACAATTCATTTCCACGAGTCAAAAAATAGAACTGAGCATTTCCCCACATTGTTTGGGATGTTTCATTACTTAATCAAGGAAATTGGATATACAGTTCAACAAGATACTCCCaaccaagaaaatatttcatttatgATAAACCCAGAATCTAAATAAATCAAGCATAATCTCATTAACATAGTCCCTTGcaaacattttcttctttcctgttTCAGCCAAAACTATATTTATGCATGAAAGCAGAAGTGGGGCGGCAATATCTTCCATCCCTCAGGGTTTGGGTCCTTCCTTAAAGTAAACACTAACGCCTACTATTGTCTATTCCCGTAACTTTAAGCCATTAACAACCCCGGCAGAAAATTGACAAGTTCAAATCTATAAACAAGCGGTAGTCTTAGTACCTCAATCTTCAAATTAAGTATTTCCTCAAATGTCCAGTATTCAGTATGATCAGCAACACCAGGAGCACGATGAACATATTCTTCCCAAGGAGGATCCACAAGAATGACATCGAACTTAGTTCCAAAGAACTCAGGAGTAAGCTCGAATTCACGGAGATCGCACTTGTAATACATAGGAGGAGAAGCAGCTTTAGACACAATCTCATCCTTCTTCTGTATAAGCTCCCTAAGCTTGGGATAATCCTCCACAACattggtgagctcaagctccCGAATAAAATTCTGAGGTCGCATTCCAGTGTCAACAAAATTCTGAGAGTAATCATTTTGCTCCCCTCTTGAAGGAGCTTTATGTGAAGGTCCACCTGATCTAGGGGGAACCCAACCCCCTGAAGCTTTATCAGGTGGCGTTCCTCGTCCCATTGGTCCTGAAACATTAAAACCAGGGCCAGGTATGTTGGCAGGCCCACCTCTTCCAGGCCCAGATTGATTATAGTACATTGCAGGATTGGGTGGTGTCCCCAAATTGGGAGCAAACCTAGGGACTGTTGGGCCCTGAGGAACGGGAGAGAGGCCAGCTGGAACCCCTAACATATTCACATCAACTCCTCGAGCTCCATGCCAAATTGGAGAATATGGCGGAATAAAGACACCCGGAGAAATAGGCGGACCCGGGGCAGGTGACATACCGGGAGTCATAGGCCCAGGAGGCGGCAtcccaagtggtccaaaagaTGCTCCAATCATAGGTATTGGGATTGCCACTGGTTGGTTGTCTCTTCCGGTTGGCCGACCACGTCCAATCCTGCCTGGTCTATTGCCTTTTGCCCCTTGATTAGGCCCTCTACTAAAGGATCCAGACTCCTGGTTAGCAAATGGGGGCTGTGAACCACTGCTAGACACCTGGCCACCAGGAGTACGGGCAGGCATAGGGCCCTTCTGTCCTCTCCCTTTCCCTCCCTGGAAGTCACCATCATCTCTCCACATATTCTGATCTCTCATTGATAAATCATCCTCAACATATCTTTCCTTTGTATCTTCACCAGATGGAGCGGACCCATAAATACTAGATCTTGCCCTTTCTTCCCGTGCATGCCCCCATTCTTCCTCAGCTGAAGGTCCTTTCGTGTCGGCTTGCTGACCAACTTCAAATCTTCTAGCAAAACTAGATCCGGCATCAGCACTAGCATAATCAATAGGTCTGGTCTGAATCTCTATAACATCGTAATTATCATTTGAAATCCCATAATTCGACGAAGTTTTCACAGCTTCACCTCTACTTCCATCTTTCCTATTGCCAGACCGACCATGAGACCTTTCATTATCAGGCCTCTCACGAGCATATCTGCTACTTCTATCAGGGGTCCTGGAGCGGTGGCTTCTCGCACTTCTCTCTCTTGACCAAAAGCTTCCATCTTCATCTGTATGGCGAGACCCATCCCGGCTTTCAGTAACATCCCTATTTGTAGGAGTTCTCTGCTGTctgtgtttttcatttttctccttgCCTGTTCTGTCCTCATAATTAGCCGGACTTGCCTTATTATCCTCTTCTACGGCTTCCGACATGCTTCTACTCTTACCATCATGTCTCCGTTCATCCTTTCGGTCAGATCTCATACCTTTGTCAACTATTGAATCTGTGACCCTACCCTTACTCTCACCAAATTCATGTCTAGCTGCCATACTTTTGTCCCTGACACTCTCATACTTGGTGTCAGATGTCCTGGTACTTCTGCCATCATTTTTTTCGCTAGTACTTTCTTTAACATCCACATCATCCCACCTTTTCTTTGAGCTCTTTACATACTCAAGAGACCCATGGCCCTTCTCATGGTTGCTTTCCTTCCTTTCTGAGTACTTCAAATCTTTATCAGATGTATCCCCCTCGTGAGACCTATCATGTTTGCTTCTACTTTTCCCCTGGGAACTTTCATACTCAGATGACTTTGGGGTCAGTTTTCTTCTGTCACTTTCATCAACCCTGCCATGTTTACTCCCCAGCTTGTCTCCACCATCCTGCCTATTTTCTACTTCTCCATCCTGATACCATGAACTCAACTTTTCCAAAGAACTTtcctcttgctttctcttcacCTGCTTTGAGCGCGAGTCTTTTCTAGTGTCGAAGTCTTCTTCATCGCTCCCAGCTCTGCTGGAACCAGTTGATCTCTTTCGGCCTTCATATTTATCTCCAGAATTTCTCCTCCTTCCACTGCTATCGAAACCGTCAACATCATCTCCACTACCAGGTTTTCTGGACTTGCTTGACCGCTGTTTCCTCCTGTCACTTCCTTCCCATTCAGCATCATCCCCAGCCCTATCACTTTTCCTATCGATATCATCTTCTCTATCTTTTCTACCGTAGCTCTGGCTTATATCTGGTGAGTCCATGGAGAAAGAATCGCCAAAATCTAATTCATATATAAATCAATCAAACAGAGAGAATGTCCTTGGGAAGGCCCAAGTGACTTATTTGAGACTTCAATCCTGTAACCACACAAACCAGAATGCGCAAATCAGGCACATTGAGCACAGCAGTGACATCGTACGCTGAAAAGTAAACCTTTAAAGCGACAATGACAGACATGTCTAAGAAAGTAACTAAAGGAAGGCAAAACCTCCATCTGAGAACCCAATTCGCGCACATGCACGAAAAAGACAAAGTTCATACCATCTGCCAGTTCCACTACGATCAAAGCAGCCTACTGGAAACAAACTACGACACCAAAAAAACAGCAACAAGAGAATGGAAGCAGGAGGGCATCATCTACAGATAATGCTGCTCGATAACAGAAATTGCAGGCCAATTACCGCGCCAAAAGACAAGTGCAATTCAGGATTGAACATCGCAACCAGCCATTACCCACTGTCCGGTCGGACATGAAAGCCCACAAACATCAAAATGACCTAGATTCGTTAAAAGAAACGCACCCAATTGACATAATCCGGAAAAAATTCAAAGCCCTGAGCAGGAGAAAGCACGAAATGAGAAACCCACATGGCTCAAAGCCACAAAAATACCAAACACGGCAGCAAAGCCCTAACCTTTAGCCCGCTATCCAAGGAAAAACGACACTCCAACTTTCAGACAATTCGTCGAACAGGTGGAGTGATGCGGGCCGAGGACTGCTCCAACTGATGATTCAATCGAACCTTCCCCGACGAATGTCTCTCCTCCGAATCGATCACCGAATCGACGACGATGCCGAAGCCGCGAGGGCAGAAGGCCTCGCGACCGATGCTGCTGCAGCAGCCGCTTCCGTCCTCTTCCCCTCCGCCGTCCCGGGTCGCTGGCCGGCGAACGGGAACCGCCCGAGAGCTCGGTCGCCGACGGAGCTCTCCGGCTACGGAGGGCGGCGGTTCCCGCGGTAATCCGATCTGCAACCGCGATTCGGCAAGAAGTGGTGGGGAAATCTTGTCGGATCCCggagaaattagggttttctgAAAGCAGATATACATTTAATAAACCCCCAAACCAGAGTTGGTGGGGTTTATTTTCTATCAATTTGTGCAATTTCGAAAGGATTCAAGTATTTTGGGTTTccgaaccaaaaaaaataataataatatttttgagtTAAATGAATTTAGGGTATGAGTTTTGGGAATCTATAGCaagtgaaaaattaaaatttgaaatcagaaTACCATAATTTGAAGAACTTACTCGTATGTATGTAGTTCTCACTAAGATACTAAGGAACTCATAAATGTtactatggttttttttttttttttttgactacaTAAATGTTACTATGGTTAGTGCTCGAATCTTGAATGCAATTCACGAAAAAGTCGCACGTTGAATTCACGCCCAGCTACTTGCACGTGCGAGACACGCCACTCTACATCAAGTACCTAAGGACTGAAACTCGTGGTTTGATACAAAACATATCTATTTccaacaaaattagaaaaacttTGGACCGACTTCTCAGTATTCTTTGCTTTGATACAAAACTCACAGTCCAATTTGgactttcttttaatttccacATTCGGATGTCCTTTCGATAAGAGCTAAACATTCTAAATAGGATATCTTCCATATGATTCCTCAAACACGATGTATATTTTGATACTTTTTATCCTATTATTCCTGATTGAGCTTTTATATGTTAATGCCtgattgagtttgattttttttttgtgacaaaagaTTATGCGTCTCATTTGTTTTATTGACCAAGCTTGATTAGCTTTGATTAATTAATGCTCAACCTTTTTACGTGTAAAGGCTCTAGGGTTGGAAAACTAGCGGTCGACTTCTATATCCAAGGAGAAAAATATTCCTTGCTTTGTTAAGAAAGTAACTACAACTTagatgttattttaatttttaaatttagatgACCTTCGAATAAAGGCAGGACGTTTTAAATAAGACATCTCTTATTTTATTGGTTTGGAGATCAAACACGAGATATATTCTATTACTTTTCATCCCATTACTCATACTCGAGTTTTTATGTGTGAATGCTTGACTGAGTTTGACTTTTTAGCGACGAAAGATTAAGGGTACGAATGGTAacgtttacattttttttttgttaggaatgaaaaaaaaaatgtgtttacgttaaacaatttttgaacaaaagaacgcgtttggtaacgtttgttccgaaaataaaaaatgaataaaacacgtttggtaaaattttattctttttttgtttcttttaattttttaaatatttttattttatttttcatttttcctttattttttatttttcttatttcggTGGTCACCTAGGCCTCCAACGACCGGCCGACGGGCCCGGCCCCCTCGGCGAGCGAgggcggcgtcgcccggccctcggcgaggctcggcctcgccggatctaggcgagctcgagctcgcccagcccatggcgaggctcggcctcgccggatctgggcgagcccgagctcgcccaaggCAAGGCTTGGTGTC
This genomic stretch from Eucalyptus grandis isolate ANBG69807.140 chromosome 3, ASM1654582v1, whole genome shotgun sequence harbors:
- the LOC104438078 gene encoding N6-adenosine-methyltransferase non-catalytic subunit MTB isoform X1; the encoded protein is MDSPDISQSYGRKDREDDIDRKSDRAGDDAEWEGSDRRKQRSSKSRKPGSGDDVDGFDSSGRRRNSGDKYEGRKRSTGSSRAGSDEEDFDTRKDSRSKQVKRKQEESSLEKLSSWYQDGEVENRQDGGDKLGSKHGRVDESDRRKLTPKSSEYESSQGKSRSKHDRSHEGDTSDKDLKYSERKESNHEKGHGSLEYVKSSKKRWDDVDVKESTSEKNDGRSTRTSDTKYESVRDKSMAARHEFGESKGRVTDSIVDKGMRSDRKDERRHDGKSRSMSEAVEEDNKASPANYEDRTGKEKNEKHRQQRTPTNRDVTESRDGSRHTDEDGSFWSRERSARSHRSRTPDRSSRYARERPDNERSHGRSGNRKDGSRGEAVKTSSNYGISNDNYDVIEIQTRPIDYASADAGSSFARRFEVGQQADTKGPSAEEEWGHAREERARSSIYGSAPSGEDTKERYVEDDLSMRDQNMWRDDGDFQGGKGRGQKGPMPARTPGGQVSSSGSQPPFANQESGSFSRGPNQGAKGNRPGRIGRGRPTGRDNQPVAIPIPMIGASFGPLGMPPPGPMTPGMSPAPGPPISPGVFIPPYSPIWHGARGVDVNMLGVPAGLSPVPQGPTVPRFAPNLGTPPNPAMYYNQSGPGRGGPANIPGPGFNVSGPMGRGTPPDKASGGWVPPRSGGPSHKAPSRGEQNDYSQNFVDTGMRPQNFIRELELTNVVEDYPKLRELIQKKDEIVSKAASPPMYYKCDLREFELTPEFFGTKFDVILVDPPWEEYVHRAPGVADHTEYWTFEEILNLKIEAIADTPSFIFLWVGDGVGLEQGRQCLKKWGFRRCEDICWVKTNKTNATPGLRHDSHTLFQHSKEHCLMGIKGTVRRSTDGHIIHANIDTDVIIAEEPPYDAGSTQKPEDMYRIIEHFALGRRRLELFGEDHNIRTGWLTVGKELSSSNFNAETYIKNFADKDGKVWQGGGGRNPPPDAPHLVVTTPEIEALRPKSPMKNQQQMQQNQSVSISLTPSSSNRRPPANPPENPAALGMNQEVSGSNIPAPLPWPLPMEGFKGPESGNLPMEDKVFDVYNYAGQPNAEYLDFESQRAMNML
- the LOC104438078 gene encoding N6-adenosine-methyltransferase non-catalytic subunit MTB isoform X2; this translates as MDSPDISQSYGRKDREDDIDRKSDRAGDDAEWEGSDRRKQRSSKSRKPGSGDDVDGFDSSGRRRNSGDKYEGRKRSTGSSRAGSDEEDFDTRKDSRSKQVKRKQEESSLEKLSSWYQDGEVENRQDGGDKLGSKHGRVDESDRRKLTPKSSEYESSQGKSRSKHDRSHEGDTSDKDLKYSERKESNHEKGHGSLEYVKSSKKRWDDVDVKESTSEKNDGRSTRTSDTKYESVRDKSMAARHEFGESKGRVTDSIVDKGMRSDRKDERRHDGKSRSMSEAVEEDNKASPANYEDRTGKEKNEKHRQQRTPTNRDVTESRDGSRHTDEDGSFWSRERSARSHRSRTPDRSSRYARERPDNERSHGRSGNRKDGSRGEAVKTSSNYGISNDNYDVIEIQTRPIDYASADAGSSFARRFEVGQQADTKGPSAEEEWGHAREERARSSIYGSAPSGEDTKERYVEDDLSMRDQNMWRDDGDFQGGKGRGQKGPMPARTPGGQVSSSGSQPPFANQESGSFSRGPNQGAKGNRPGRIGRGRPTGRDNQPVAIPIPMIGASFGPLGMPPPGPMTPGMSPAPGPPISPGVFIPPYSPIWHGARGVDVNMLGVPAGLSPVPQGPTVPRFAPNLGTPPNPAMYYNQSGPGRGGPANIPGPGFNVSGPMGRGTPPDKASGGWVPPRSGGPSHKAPSRGEQNDYSQNFVDTGMRPQNFIRELELTNVVEDYPKLRELIQKKDEIVSKAASPPMYYKCDLREFELTPEFFGTKFDVILVDPPWEEYVHRAPGVADHTEYWTFEEILNLKIEAIADTPSFIFLWVGDGVGLEQGRQCLKKWGFRRCEDICWVKTNKTNATPGLRHDSHTLFQHSKEHCLMGIKGTVRRSTDGHIIHANIDTDVIIAEEPPYGSTQKPEDMYRIIEHFALGRRRLELFGEDHNIRTGWLTVGKELSSSNFNAETYIKNFADKDGKVWQGGGGRNPPPDAPHLVVTTPEIEALRPKSPMKNQQQMQQNQSVSISLTPSSSNRRPPANPPENPAALGMNQEVSGSNIPAPLPWPLPMEGFKGPESGNLPMEDKVFDVYNYAGQPNAEYLDFESQRAMNML